Proteins encoded by one window of Lathyrus oleraceus cultivar Zhongwan6 chromosome 1, CAAS_Psat_ZW6_1.0, whole genome shotgun sequence:
- the LOC127123978 gene encoding lysine histidine transporter 1, which yields MEGKSEREVKIEEWLPINSDRNAKWWYSSFHNVTAMVGAGVLGLPYAMSQLGWAPGVTLLILSWIITLYTLWQMVEMHEMVPGKRFDRYHELGQHAFGEKLGLYIVVPQQVVVMLGGTIVYMVTGGASLKKFHDTVCPNCKKIRLTFFIMIFASAHFVLSHLPSFNSISGVSLVAAVMSIAYSTIAWTASAHKGVQENVRYSNAAKTTTNLIFNFLNAVGAVAFAYAGHSVVLEIQATIPSTPEKPSKVSMWRGVVVAYIIVAFCYWPVAIVGYWMFGNQVKDNVLISLEKPTWLIAMANLFVVFHVIGSYQVFAMPMFDMLESLLVKKLKFKPSTILRFVVRNAYVAFTMFIAITFPFFGGLLGFVGGFAVTPTTYFLPCIIWLKVYKPKRFSLSWYTNWICIVFGLCIIILAPIGALRSIILEAKTYKIYA from the exons ATGGAAGGAAAATCAGAGAGGGAAGTGAAAATTGAAGAGTGGCTTCCGATTAATTCAGATAGAAATGCAAAATGGTGGTACTCATCTTTTCACAATGTAACTGCAATGGTTGGAGCTGGTGTTCTTGGTCTCCCTTATGCCATGTCTCAACTTGGATG GGCTCCTGGTGTGACATTACTTATTCTTTCATGGATCATCACGTTATACACATTATGGCAAATGGTTGAGATGCATGAAATGGTTCCAGGAAAACGTTTTGATAGATATCATGAATTAGGTCAACATGCATTTGGAGAAAAATTAGGTCTTTATATTGTGGTGCCTCAACAAGTTGTAGTAATGCTTGGTGGAACTATTGTATACATGGTCACTGGAGGTGCATCATTGAAGAAGTTCCATGATACAGTGTGTCCAAATTGCAAAAAGATTAGATTGACATTTTTCATAATGATATTTGCTTCTGCTCATTTTGTATTGTCTCATCTACCAAGCTTCAACTCCATTTCTGGTGTATCTTTGGTTGCAGCAGTCATGTCTATTGC ATATTCTACAATTGCTTGGACTGCTAGTGCGCATAAGGGAGTACAAGAAAATGTCCGATATAGTAACGCGGCTAAAACCACCACAAATTTAATCTTTAATTTCCTTAATGCAGTCGGCGCAGTCGCTTTTGCTTATGCTGGACACAGTGTGGTGTTGGAAATCCAAGCAACAATTCCTTCAACACCTGAAAAACCATCTAAGGTTTCGATGTGGAGAGGAGTTGTTGTTGCATATATCATTGTTGCTTTCTGCTATTGGCCTGTTGCTATTGTTGGTTATTGGATGTTTGGTAATCAGGTTAAGGATAATGTTCTCATCTCTTTAGAAAAACCAACATGGCTTATTGCAATGGCTAACCTATTTGTTGTTTTCCATGTGATTGGAAGCTACCAG GTTTTTGCAATGCCAATGTTTGATATGCTTGAAAGCTTGCTTGTCAAGAAATTGAAGTTTAAGCCAAGTACAATCCTTCGTTTTGTTGTGCGTAATGCATACGTAG CATTCACAATGTTTATTGCTATTACTTTTCCGTTTTTCGGTGGTCTATTGGGATTTGTCGGAGGATTTGCCGTCACTCCAACAACATATTTT CTTCCATGTATCATATGGCTTAAAGTTTATAAACCTAAGAGATTCAGCTTGTCTTGGTATACTAATTGG ATATGCATTGTGTTTGGCTTATGCATAATTATTTTAGCACCTATTGGAGCATTGAGGAGTATTATACTTGAAGCCAAGACCTACAAAATTTACGCATAA